The genomic DNA TCACTGCTGTAAAAAGTGGTGAATGAAAGACGGCGTAAGCGATCGGCAATGGCATCAGCCTGCCAGATGCCTTTGGGTGTCAATGGACTATCGAGTTGCCCCGTAGCCTTGTCCTGTACATTCCACTCGGTTTCCCCATGGCGTACAATGACCAGTTTCATTTCTTGTTATCCTATAGTGATTCATAAAGAAAGCTCCATTTCTACGCAGGGTTTTGATTTCCAGGCTCATTTGACCAATTTTGAATCAACCCTGCTGAAATTTCTAAATATTGAAAACTCTTTGTATCTCCTCGTAAGCTTGTTTCTGTATTTCCAGCGCCAGCCAGGTTACATGGACGAAATAAGACAGCAAATTGTCACAGCATAGTGGATTATTGTCGTAGGTGTGGGTATAGCAGAATTTGAATGTGCTGTCGATATCCATATTTAACAAACCCAGTTCAGAGTTTTCTAACATGAATCGGGAAATCACACGCTGGTCATTCTGACGAGAATCCATCATATACTTTTCTAAAAAATTAGTTGCAATATAATTAAGCATACGGAGATAAGCCCATTTGTAGGCAATAATAAACCCACTGTTGAGATACTTTGCTGGCTGTCCTAAATAATTAGACAAGAAGAAGGGAAGTACATCGGCACTGTGGTGGCAAAATATAGTTTCGGCACCGAAAATTATATCTCTACCTGTAGCACTAAAGTCTGCTGCTAATCCAGCAGGATCGTAACGAATGCACAGGACATCATAGGCATCTGTAAAGACGATGATTGTGTCGTCAGCAATATCGGTATTAGAAGCTAAGAAATCACGAACCTTAAAAATCTTTGAGAGAAGTCCCAGCTGCTGAGAGTAATTATCGAGTATACGCAAGTTACCTCGTAATGATGAATAAAGTGGCTGGACAAGTGGACTGTTCGCGTCACACAGAGTAATGAAAACGGGTTCTTCGGCAATTTGCATAAGCTTTAACTCTCTTCACTTGGAGACTAACTTGAAAAGCCAAAAAAATACAATATTTTAGGGAAAACCGCTGAGAGTTGAAAGAAATATATCCAATAAATGTAGCGCTATAGCAGTCTAATTAAAGATTAGGACATTTTCGTGTTCGCTATTTCCTGTTCCCTGTTGCTTATTCCCCATTCCCTAAAATGAAATTTAACTTTAGGTTGTATAACAAGCTCTAGAAAACTTGACAATGATATTGCGATCGCAAGCCAAATGAATAAACCTAGAGAGAAACTAAAAACGCTTCCCTGCCAAGGAAAGTATTTATACATTAGTATCGCCATCGGCATATGTAACAGATAGAAAGCATAGGAAATACGACCCATAAAAATTATTTTTTT from Tolypothrix sp. NIES-4075 includes the following:
- a CDS encoding glycosyltransferase domain-containing protein, whose protein sequence is MQIAEEPVFITLCDANSPLVQPLYSSLRGNLRILDNYSQQLGLLSKIFKVRDFLASNTDIADDTIIVFTDAYDVLCIRYDPAGLAADFSATGRDIIFGAETIFCHHSADVLPFFLSNYLGQPAKYLNSGFIIAYKWAYLRMLNYIATNFLEKYMMDSRQNDQRVISRFMLENSELGLLNMDIDSTFKFCYTHTYDNNPLCCDNLLSYFVHVTWLALEIQKQAYEEIQRVFNI